In Macadamia integrifolia cultivar HAES 741 chromosome 5, SCU_Mint_v3, whole genome shotgun sequence, a single window of DNA contains:
- the LOC122080089 gene encoding probable inactive receptor kinase At5g67200 has translation MRITSHCSPSFRCVLLLPLLSILVPAAAMALISTSVKSELPSDAQALLAFKSEADLENKLPFFFSKRIINHCQWPGVKCIQGRVVRLHLQGFGLSGSLAPNTLTRLDQLRVLSLENNSLSGPVPDLSNLASLRTLFLDHNSFSGSFPPSILSLHRLRTIDLSSNNFVGALPFGLTALDRLYYLRLDSNRFNGSIPPLNQSSLQIFNVSSNNLTGAIPVTVTLLRFYSAFFSGNPGLCGEIVRKECHPLLPFFRPTERAPAPTALGENEQLQGLVLPPPSREEHKRSTMVVGFSIGVLFLVGSLICFVVAVRKRTKQKVATPRMALDDAATADAAAVIRLEKENELEAKVKKMQGMQIAKSGSLVFCPGEPHAYSLEQLMRASAEMLGRGTIGTTYKAVLDNHLIVSVKRLDAAKTAITSREMFERHMESVGGLRHPNLVSLRAYFQAKEERLLIYDFHPNGSVFSLIHGSRSTRAKPLHWTSCLKIAEDVAQGLAYIHQASRLVHGNLKSSNILLGSDFEACLTDYCLAVLADTPVSDDDVVNSTGYQAPETRKSTRRATPKSDVYAFGVLLVELLTGKPPSQHPFLMPTELHMWVRTMRDEDGGEENRLGMLTEVAATCRQTSPEQRPTMWQVLKMIQEIKETVMMEENNQLGFS, from the exons ATGAGGATTACTTCCCACTGTTCCCCGTCCTTCAGGTGTGTTCTTCTACTACCTCTGCTTTCCATCTTAGTTCCTGCTGCTGCTATGGCGTTAATTTCGACTTCGGTGAAATCAGAACTACCATCTGATGCTCAAGCCCTCCTGGCCTTCAAATCCGAGGCTGATTTGGAAAACAagctccctttcttcttctctaaacGCATCATCAATCACTGCCAATGGCCTGGCGTTAAATGTATCCAAGGTAGAGTGGTCCGTCTCCACCTCCAAGGCTTCGGTCTTTCTGGTTCCTTGGCCCCCAACACCTTGACTCGTCTCGATCAGCTTAGAGTGCTCAGCCTTGAGAATAATTCCCTCTCCGGTCCCGTCCCTGATCTCTCCAACCTCGCCAGTCTCAGGACCCTCTTTCTTGATCACAACTCCTTCTCCGGCTCCTTCCCTccttccattctctctctccaccgTCTCCGAACCATCGATCTCTCCTCAAATAACTTCGTGGGTGCTCTTCCCTTCGGCTTGACAGCTCTCGACAGGCTCTACTATCTCCGGCTAGACAGCAATAGGTTCAACGGATCCATCCCTCCACTCAATCAATCTTCCCTCCAAATCTTCAATGTCTCTTCTAACAACCTCACCGGTGCTATCCCCGTCACCGTCACGCTCTTGCGCTTCTACAGCGCCTTTTTTTCGGGTAACCCAGGGCTCTGCGGCGAGATTGTGCGCAAGGAATGCCATCCTCTTCTGCCCTTTTTCAGGCCAACAGAACGGGCGCCGGCACCCACGGCTCTTGGGGAGAACGAACAGCTACAAGGGCTCGTTCTGCCACCGCCGTCCCGAGAGGAGCACAAGCGATCGACTATGGTAGTTGGGTTCTCCATTGGGGTCTTATTTCTGGTTGGGTCTCTGATTTGTTTCGTGGTGGCGGTAAGGAAGCGGACGAAGCAGAAGGTGGCGACACCGAGGATGGCATTGGACGACGCTGCTACAGCCGACGCAGCTGCGGTAATCCGGTTAGAAAAAGAGAACGAGCTGGAGGCGAAGGTGAAGAAAATGCAGGGGATGCAAATAGCGAAGAGCGGGAGCTTAGTGTTCTGTCCAGGGGAGCCACATGCATACTCTCTGGAGCAGCTGATGAGGGCTTCGGCCGAAATGCTTGGGAGAGGAACCATCGGAACAACTTACAAGGCCGTGCTCGATAACCATCTGATTGTGAGTGTTAAGCGATTGGACGCTGCGAAGACTGCGATTACAAGCAGGGAGATGTTCGAGCGGCACATGGAATCGGTCGGCGGTCTCCGCCACCCCAACTTGGTCTCTCTCCGAGCGTATTTCCAAGCCAAGGAAGAGAGACTTCTCATCTATGATTTCCACCCCAATGGCAGCGTCTTCTCCCTCATCCACG GTTCGAGATCAACGAGAGCGAAGCCGCTGCATTGGACATCGTGCTTGAAGATAGCAGAGGACGTCGCACAGGGGCTGGCATACATACACCAAGCGTCTAGGCTGGTCCACGGCAACCTCAAATCCTCCAACATCCTCCTCGGCTCGGACTTTGAGGCTTGCCTCACCGATTATTGCCTCGCCGTACTTGCAGATACTCCGGTCAGTGACGACGACGTCGTCAACTCCACCGGATACCAAGCCCCAGAGACCCGTAAGTCCACCCGCCGGGCCACCCCGAAATCGGATGTCTATGCCTTTGGTGTTCTCTTGGTGGAGCTTCTCACAGGGAAACCTCCGTCGCAACATCCCTTTTTGATGCCGACGGAGCTTCATATGTGGGTGAGGACGATGAGAGACGAAGACGGTGGGGAAGAGAACCGCCTGGGTATGCTGACTGAGGTCGCTGCGACATGTAGGCAGACGTCGCCGGAGCAGAGACCTACGATGTGGcaggtgttgaagatgattCAGGAAATCAAGGAGACCGTGATGATGGAGGAAAACAATCAACTGGGTTTTTCTTGA